A stretch of the Haloplanus aerogenes genome encodes the following:
- a CDS encoding STT3 domain-containing protein: MSGAREATASFLDDHPDAEEDLQTLLEIDQRGEWTFEEIPFDSGLFGELVSRGIAEQSDNGYQLSDRQAVKAALSGESAPTTPTEETTSPRITIPDVDIESTSMVFGALLFLVVLRLLPYSHVFRGDDIVLLANDPYYYRYWLEQLLTQSNGVTTLEILSSFPETISKGEPLLLATLWLGSRLLGGDSVAAGTVLAWYPVVSAVSVGAILYVLGTRLFADRRVGLAAVGMLAITPMHVLRTALGFADHHAFDYVWLALTMLALVVLAEDNDFRNRSTWIASAGLGIAVAGQTLAWEAGPLLLLPLGFYIFVRSLITLHAKRSLLRAELPLVSGLALGSLLTYLVHQSLGWHTLVVASAPLLLFVGSAGLLVLSLIASRIGISARLLGGVELGTVGVLFIILPEIFPALAVGLNRGIDFLLETEGIAETASLISGRLGSIFGPAFLFGWVLFLALPYLGWLSFRAYRDHDSAILVPVVYGWFLLVLAVIQLRFAGELAIPIAVVAGVGFVHLASRVDIARPLSYGEDASRPEAHDRQQSTVLSPQLPDRHTTVSLLVIFLLLGSMSFVQIPIKSNQLAISDSQYQAAQQMEGFAAEQGWEYPENYVFSQWDRNRMYNYFVNGQARSYSYAQSNYGDFLVATNGEKWYRTLRDRAGFVVTVEFSPEIAEFDERSLQTRLQTHYGSETRSAPALSHYRAIYVSPDGSVKAFALVSGARLVGTAPPSTEISITTTQSVSGQQFTYSRTVESSAAGRYAVTVPYPGNYTVNGNPVHVSESAVMQNETVALS, encoded by the coding sequence ATGTCTGGCGCGCGTGAGGCGACGGCGTCCTTTCTGGACGACCATCCTGATGCTGAGGAAGATCTCCAGACGCTTCTTGAAATAGATCAGCGAGGCGAATGGACATTTGAGGAGATTCCATTTGACTCGGGGTTATTTGGTGAGCTTGTGTCTCGGGGGATTGCCGAGCAATCAGACAATGGCTATCAACTCTCTGATCGACAGGCTGTTAAGGCCGCTCTCAGCGGTGAGTCAGCCCCTACGACACCGACCGAGGAAACTACGAGTCCCCGGATAACGATCCCGGACGTAGACATAGAGAGTACCAGTATGGTCTTCGGTGCGTTACTATTTCTCGTCGTACTCCGCCTACTGCCGTATTCACACGTGTTTCGCGGTGATGATATCGTCCTACTCGCGAACGATCCATACTACTATCGCTATTGGCTGGAGCAGTTGCTTACACAGTCCAATGGGGTCACGACACTCGAGATTCTCTCTTCATTCCCGGAGACGATCAGCAAGGGCGAACCACTCCTGCTAGCGACGCTCTGGCTCGGTTCTCGCCTTCTCGGTGGCGATAGCGTCGCTGCTGGGACTGTGCTTGCGTGGTATCCTGTTGTGTCAGCAGTTAGCGTCGGGGCTATTCTGTACGTACTCGGCACGCGACTCTTCGCTGATCGGCGCGTTGGATTGGCAGCAGTCGGTATGCTCGCAATCACCCCGATGCACGTATTGCGCACTGCCCTTGGCTTTGCGGACCATCACGCATTCGATTACGTCTGGCTGGCACTGACGATGCTGGCGCTGGTGGTGCTCGCTGAAGACAACGATTTCCGTAACCGGTCGACATGGATCGCGTCTGCAGGACTTGGGATTGCTGTGGCCGGGCAGACGTTGGCGTGGGAGGCGGGCCCACTCCTCTTGCTCCCACTCGGATTCTATATCTTTGTCCGCTCGCTGATCACTCTTCACGCAAAGCGTTCGCTGCTTCGGGCTGAGCTGCCGCTGGTGAGCGGTCTTGCCCTTGGTTCCCTACTCACCTATCTGGTCCATCAGAGCTTGGGATGGCACACGCTTGTCGTGGCCTCGGCACCGTTGTTGCTCTTTGTCGGCAGTGCCGGCCTCCTCGTGCTGAGCCTCATTGCAAGCCGAATCGGAATCTCCGCTCGGCTCTTGGGTGGCGTGGAACTCGGCACCGTTGGTGTATTGTTCATTATATTGCCCGAGATATTCCCCGCGTTGGCGGTCGGACTGAATCGGGGGATCGATTTTCTCTTGGAGACTGAGGGTATCGCAGAGACTGCCTCGCTCATTAGTGGACGGCTTGGCTCTATTTTCGGGCCGGCGTTCCTCTTTGGATGGGTTCTATTCTTGGCACTCCCCTACCTCGGCTGGTTGTCGTTCCGGGCTTACCGGGATCACGATTCGGCCATCCTTGTCCCGGTCGTGTATGGATGGTTTTTGCTTGTGTTAGCAGTGATTCAGCTCCGCTTCGCGGGCGAATTAGCAATCCCGATTGCTGTGGTTGCGGGCGTTGGATTTGTTCATCTCGCGTCTCGCGTCGATATTGCTCGTCCCTTATCCTACGGAGAAGACGCCTCTCGTCCCGAAGCGCATGATCGACAGCAATCGACTGTTCTCTCTCCGCAGCTTCCAGACAGACACACGACTGTCTCACTACTCGTCATTTTTCTCTTGCTGGGGAGTATGAGCTTCGTTCAGATCCCGATTAAATCAAACCAGCTTGCTATCTCCGATAGTCAGTATCAGGCGGCACAACAGATGGAGGGATTCGCCGCTGAGCAGGGCTGGGAGTATCCCGAGAATTACGTGTTCAGTCAGTGGGATCGCAACCGAATGTACAATTACTTCGTCAACGGACAGGCTAGATCCTATAGCTATGCCCAGTCGAATTATGGGGACTTTCTTGTCGCGACAAATGGCGAGAAATGGTATCGGACACTTCGTGACCGTGCTGGCTTCGTTGTCACAGTTGAGTTTTCACCAGAGATTGCAGAATTTGACGAACGATCCCTTCAAACCCGTCTGCAGACACACTATGGAAGTGAGACGAGATCCGCTCCTGCTCTTTCGCACTACCGTGCAATCTACGTGAGTCCAGATGGCTCCGTGAAGGCGTTTGCACTTGTCTCCGGCGCCCGGCTCGTTGGCACTGCTCCACCATCTACCGAGATCTCAATTACGACGACACAGTCGGTTAGTGGTCAGCAATTCACCTATTCACGAACCGTGGAATCCTCCGCTGCTGGCCGCTATGCCGTTACGGTACCCTATCCCGGGAATTATACTGTCAATGGAAATCCTGTGCATGTTTCAGAATCCGCAGTCATGCAGAATGAGACGGTGGCGCTCTCCTGA
- a CDS encoding PIN domain-containing protein — MIIDSSYLFDLMAEDPDAFSKGAELVEDGEMQWLPTPVVAEAYYGVFTARSNTTKKEVRNRILGYPRIDVDEEIARKAGELLAAADDRVGGNASVGANDGYIAAMADVLDDAVLTDNVEDFEALGVPVETY; from the coding sequence ATGATCATCGATTCCTCGTATCTCTTCGACCTGATGGCTGAGGACCCGGATGCATTCTCGAAGGGTGCGGAACTCGTCGAGGACGGCGAGATGCAGTGGTTGCCAACTCCGGTGGTCGCTGAGGCCTACTACGGCGTCTTTACGGCCCGCAGCAATACCACCAAGAAGGAGGTGCGGAATCGCATCCTCGGGTACCCGCGCATCGACGTTGACGAAGAGATTGCGCGGAAAGCCGGGGAACTACTCGCGGCGGCAGACGACCGTGTGGGAGGGAACGCCAGCGTTGGGGCGAACGATGGGTACATCGCCGCGATGGCCGACGTCCTTGACGACGCGGTCCTGACAGACAACGTCGAAGATTTCGAAGCGTTGGGTGTGCCAGTCGAGACCTACTAA
- the csg gene encoding HVO_2072 family ArtA-dependent S-layer glycoprotein translates to MKVFNWIATANIQTTMTTTNDKIRAITLAALMVLSIFAGTMALSGNALARSDLANGDGEFDTSKEDIGYIEPGDTIFQGEEDIQYSDEWSDQTPVKTGGDEEGVPLTFPVEDDQPTGTYTVNDSTAPDGDPYSVTVITPRVTNFEVLNENGADIAGGSVPQGDDESGAGALTAVATWNYEEAENIELTVENDDGLEVTGDAVEGDAVRSEGDIDDGEVEWDVDLSDLNTGTYTFEVAGVENLDFGQASQSTTVTVTGDDDATLDLEEDTTTRGQDVTYTIRGSNAGDFHVVGIESGDFRDGVEVDDEAAERIFRNVGDVAHRGSSDDYAWAVVEIDDDTGVGVGQIDTSSLDTTDVDVELYNGSDGEITEGEVSNFLDNEDRLEDDPTLTIEEGEITINSPDDTYVVGSEIDLNGTADEGIEDVAFYARREGEFELVQIDGEDSVNVDADDTYEVEDVQLGPGGGNGPGNDILSLPGTYRFGAIDAADVGGTGSIEEDVEVSEFNTGTSVQTSLRVVDTELTAQIQTVGGQVSTTDNVVNVSGVALGSQNVDVVFVDERGNTGYEQISVDDDNTFEEDEVNLGDLSEGQVSVHVLTNGRDDTYGEGLPDDESISEFVTDLGDADLTGSQVRARLTDQTTEAVASDDRMVTANFQLSDARTSIDSVYPEGMEASGVNPVGVDDTMVIEGTTNLRPDDNAITTELQTQDGDSIALTTTDEWSYDGTWQVELELEDVQTGTYNLEADDGEGTDLIEVEIVQNVQTATPEPTETPEPTPTDTATPEPTPEPTPEPTPEPTPEPTPTDTATPTETTEGGGPGFGAIVAVIALIAAALLAARRDN, encoded by the coding sequence ATGAAAGTGTTCAACTGGATTGCCACTGCGAACATACAGACAACTATGACAACGACAAACGACAAAATCCGCGCCATTACCCTGGCGGCGCTCATGGTACTGTCGATCTTCGCCGGTACCATGGCGCTCTCCGGGAACGCTCTGGCCCGATCAGATCTTGCTAATGGTGACGGAGAATTCGACACGTCAAAGGAAGACATCGGCTATATTGAGCCCGGTGACACGATCTTCCAAGGTGAAGAGGATATTCAATACAGCGACGAATGGAGCGATCAAACCCCCGTGAAAACGGGTGGTGACGAGGAGGGTGTACCCCTGACCTTCCCGGTTGAAGATGATCAACCGACGGGGACCTACACTGTAAACGACTCCACAGCGCCCGACGGTGATCCGTATTCCGTTACGGTCATCACGCCGCGCGTGACGAACTTCGAAGTCCTGAACGAGAACGGAGCCGATATCGCTGGCGGCTCGGTTCCGCAGGGTGACGATGAAAGTGGCGCTGGTGCGCTCACCGCTGTGGCCACGTGGAACTATGAGGAAGCCGAAAACATCGAACTGACCGTCGAGAATGATGACGGCCTCGAAGTGACCGGCGATGCGGTCGAGGGCGACGCTGTCCGATCTGAAGGGGATATCGATGACGGTGAAGTCGAGTGGGATGTGGACCTCTCCGATCTCAACACCGGCACCTACACGTTCGAAGTGGCTGGTGTCGAGAATCTCGACTTCGGTCAGGCTTCCCAGAGCACGACCGTCACCGTCACTGGTGACGATGACGCTACGCTCGACCTTGAAGAGGACACGACCACGCGCGGTCAGGACGTGACTTACACGATCCGTGGTTCGAACGCCGGTGACTTCCACGTCGTCGGTATCGAGAGCGGCGACTTCCGCGATGGTGTGGAGGTCGACGATGAGGCGGCAGAGCGCATCTTCCGGAACGTCGGTGATGTCGCTCACCGCGGTTCGAGTGACGACTACGCCTGGGCCGTCGTTGAGATTGACGACGACACGGGCGTTGGTGTCGGCCAGATCGACACCTCCAGCCTCGACACGACTGATGTCGATGTCGAACTCTACAATGGCTCTGATGGCGAAATCACGGAAGGTGAGGTCTCGAACTTCCTCGACAACGAGGATCGATTAGAAGACGATCCGACGCTCACTATCGAGGAAGGCGAAATCACGATCAATTCGCCGGACGACACCTACGTCGTCGGTAGCGAAATCGATCTCAACGGGACCGCTGACGAAGGGATCGAGGATGTTGCCTTCTACGCTCGTCGTGAAGGCGAGTTCGAACTCGTCCAGATCGACGGTGAAGATTCGGTGAACGTCGACGCAGACGACACCTACGAAGTCGAAGACGTTCAGCTGGGTCCCGGCGGCGGTAACGGCCCCGGCAACGATATCCTCTCGCTGCCTGGTACGTACCGCTTCGGTGCCATTGACGCCGCAGATGTCGGTGGTACTGGCAGCATCGAAGAAGACGTGGAGGTGTCTGAGTTCAACACTGGAACGAGTGTACAGACATCCCTTCGCGTGGTCGATACTGAACTGACTGCGCAAATCCAAACCGTTGGCGGCCAGGTCTCGACCACCGATAACGTTGTGAACGTGTCGGGTGTGGCGCTTGGCTCCCAGAACGTTGATGTCGTGTTCGTCGACGAGCGCGGTAACACTGGCTACGAACAGATCAGTGTCGACGACGACAACACGTTCGAAGAGGACGAGGTCAATCTCGGCGACCTGTCCGAAGGCCAAGTGAGCGTCCACGTGCTCACGAACGGTCGTGACGACACCTACGGTGAGGGTCTGCCGGATGATGAATCCATCTCGGAATTCGTCACTGACCTTGGCGATGCAGACCTGACCGGTTCGCAGGTCCGTGCGCGGCTTACGGACCAGACGACCGAAGCTGTCGCGAGTGACGACCGGATGGTCACGGCGAACTTCCAGCTCTCGGATGCTCGGACGAGCATCGACTCGGTCTACCCCGAGGGCATGGAAGCCTCCGGCGTGAACCCGGTGGGCGTTGATGACACGATGGTCATTGAAGGAACGACGAACCTGCGTCCGGACGACAACGCGATCACCACCGAACTGCAAACGCAGGACGGTGACTCGATTGCGCTGACGACGACCGACGAGTGGTCGTATGACGGCACGTGGCAAGTCGAACTCGAGCTCGAAGACGTGCAGACGGGCACGTATAACCTCGAAGCCGACGACGGCGAGGGTACGGACCTCATCGAGGTAGAGATCGTCCAGAACGTCCAGACGGCGACGCCGGAACCGACGGAGACGCCGGAACCGACGCCGACGGACACCGCGACGCCGGAACCGACGCCGGAACCGACGCCGGAACCGACGCCGGAACCGACGCCGGAACCGACGCCGACGGACACGGCCACGCCGACGGAGACGACTGAAGGCGGCGGCCCCGGCTTCGGTGCCATCGTCGCGGTCATCGCGCTCATCGCGGCTGCGCTGCTGGCCGCCCGGCGCGACAACTAA
- a CDS encoding RNA-guided endonuclease InsQ/TnpB family protein produces MDEWVRRTAITRLSVDDEQRELFEQTISAYKRGCQIATNLAWKRCNEKREAQSLAYEPIREKTALGSQHALLATHQAAEAITGCIARRSTGKKTSKPQFTASTVTYDTRSMTLFDDETVSLATTTDRVRCPLVLPDDEDGYQRQYLDSDDWQVTESTLTARDGEYFLHLGFRRRKNETERDTAEDGTVLGVDLGIENLAVTSTAHFVSGRELTHTLREFENVRAGLQQTGTRSAHRTLVRSSGRELRYIRDVLHQTSNSIVEEALRYDCDVIAFENLSHIRARTRASWGHRWAFRTLYEQVEYKAEAVGLTVKQVLARNTSKRCAECRFTATENRPTRNTFHCQECGARANADYNAAKNIGLRYVRQGHQSSRRTGTSQLALKSGTVTPKGGFTAYPNGFEAEFTDKPRP; encoded by the coding sequence GTGGACGAGTGGGTACGTCGAACCGCGATAACTCGCCTTTCGGTCGACGACGAGCAACGCGAGTTGTTCGAACAAACCATCAGTGCGTACAAGCGCGGCTGTCAGATTGCGACCAATCTCGCTTGGAAGCGTTGCAACGAGAAACGCGAGGCCCAATCCCTCGCCTACGAACCCATACGCGAGAAGACTGCGCTGGGCTCCCAGCACGCACTTCTTGCCACTCATCAAGCTGCCGAAGCTATCACAGGATGTATCGCACGGCGCTCGACGGGCAAGAAAACCAGCAAACCCCAGTTCACTGCTTCCACGGTGACCTATGATACGCGGTCGATGACGCTGTTCGATGACGAGACTGTCTCGCTTGCCACCACCACGGATCGGGTTCGCTGTCCACTCGTCCTTCCCGACGACGAAGATGGCTACCAGCGTCAGTACCTCGACTCCGACGACTGGCAAGTCACCGAAAGCACACTTACCGCTCGCGACGGCGAGTACTTCCTGCATCTTGGATTCCGCCGACGCAAGAACGAGACTGAACGTGATACCGCCGAGGACGGAACGGTCCTCGGGGTCGACCTCGGCATCGAAAACCTCGCCGTCACGAGTACCGCTCACTTCGTCAGCGGGCGTGAGTTAACGCACACTCTGCGTGAGTTCGAGAACGTACGTGCTGGGCTCCAACAGACAGGGACCCGAAGCGCTCATCGCACGCTCGTGCGCTCGAGTGGGCGGGAACTCCGATATATTCGAGACGTGCTCCATCAAACGTCGAACTCGATTGTCGAGGAAGCGCTCCGATACGATTGCGACGTGATCGCTTTCGAGAACCTAAGCCACATCCGCGCTCGGACGAGAGCGTCATGGGGTCACAGATGGGCGTTTCGGACGCTCTACGAGCAGGTCGAGTACAAAGCAGAAGCCGTCGGACTCACGGTGAAGCAAGTCCTCGCGCGGAACACGTCAAAGCGATGTGCAGAGTGTCGGTTCACGGCCACAGAAAATCGGCCGACTCGGAACACGTTCCACTGTCAGGAGTGTGGCGCCCGAGCGAACGCGGACTACAATGCAGCGAAGAACATCGGACTGCGGTATGTCCGTCAAGGCCATCAGTCGTCTCGGCGGACGGGCACCAGTCAGCTGGCCCTGAAGTCTGGAACGGTGACGCCGAAGGGCGGATTTACCGCCTACCCCAACGGGTTTGAGGCCGAGTTCACGGACAAGCCCCGTCCTTAG
- a CDS encoding RNA-guided endonuclease InsQ/TnpB family protein, with the protein MAIQVTRTYVGSIQNHWQVCNGLDSLGDSASKIWNIARWTADRVWDETGEIPDEGVLKSYMKNRECWKDLNAQSSQKVIEELSDAFQSWFDLRQNDPEANPPGYRKHGDTRPKSTVTFKADGFKHDPEHNRVRLSKGSNLKEHFSDFILCEYQTRPDVDLSEVNRVQNVRAVWNGDEWELHFVCKVELETNDSAGDGVAGIDLGIKNIATVAFPDEYVLYPGNSPKQDKHYFTRAEYDTEGEDGPSEQSMWARRKLADHETHFYHTLTDTIITECVERGVGAVAVSWPEDVRESDWGKTGNKKLHSWAFDRIYQYLEYKGERRGVEVLKENEWDTSKTCSRCGDDTKSNRVERGLYVCSSCELVANADCNGAENMRQKITPSPHGEDRSNGCVAQPSTYLFDRESGMFRTREQAVS; encoded by the coding sequence GTGGCGATTCAGGTCACTCGCACCTACGTTGGTTCCATTCAGAACCACTGGCAGGTCTGCAATGGCCTCGATTCGCTCGGTGATTCCGCCTCGAAAATCTGGAACATCGCACGCTGGACAGCCGACCGCGTATGGGATGAAACCGGCGAAATTCCAGATGAAGGCGTGCTGAAATCGTATATGAAGAACCGCGAGTGCTGGAAAGACTTGAACGCGCAATCCAGTCAGAAAGTCATCGAAGAACTTTCTGACGCTTTCCAGTCGTGGTTCGACCTGCGACAGAACGACCCAGAGGCGAATCCGCCCGGCTACCGCAAACACGGCGACACCCGGCCCAAGAGTACGGTCACGTTCAAAGCAGACGGCTTCAAACACGACCCCGAACACAACCGCGTCCGACTCAGCAAAGGCTCAAATCTGAAAGAGCATTTCTCGGACTTTATCCTCTGCGAGTACCAGACTCGCCCCGACGTTGACCTCTCAGAAGTTAACCGAGTGCAGAACGTTCGCGCCGTCTGGAACGGCGACGAGTGGGAACTACACTTCGTCTGCAAAGTCGAACTCGAAACCAACGACTCCGCAGGCGACGGTGTTGCTGGTATCGATCTTGGTATCAAGAACATCGCCACGGTTGCGTTCCCCGACGAATACGTCCTGTATCCCGGCAACTCGCCCAAGCAGGACAAGCACTACTTCACCCGAGCAGAGTACGATACCGAGGGTGAGGACGGCCCGTCAGAGCAGTCGATGTGGGCGCGTCGGAAGCTCGCTGACCACGAAACGCACTTCTACCACACGTTGACGGACACCATCATCACCGAGTGTGTCGAACGCGGTGTTGGGGCGGTCGCGGTGAGTTGGCCGGAAGACGTGCGCGAGTCCGACTGGGGCAAGACCGGCAATAAGAAGTTGCATTCGTGGGCGTTCGACCGCATCTACCAGTACCTCGAATACAAAGGCGAGAGACGTGGCGTCGAGGTGCTGAAAGAGAATGAATGGGATACGTCGAAGACGTGTTCACGATGTGGGGACGACACGAAGTCGAACCGTGTCGAACGTGGATTGTACGTCTGCTCATCGTGCGAGTTGGTAGCCAACGCGGATTGCAACGGGGCGGAGAACATGCGGCAGAAGATAACTCCGAGTCCTCACGGTGAGGATAGGAGTAACGGCTGTGTGGCACAGCCATCGACATACTTGTTCGACCGCGAGAGCGGGATGTTTCGCACGAGAGAACAAGCCGTGTCGTAG
- a CDS encoding DICT sensory domain-containing protein translates to MRYGKPRCSRRGGCHPVSNSEKLPLIMISRYIEQLAWQHESGRLRSSFQRLSRLDDERGTRDVYRTLGETDLNVHVYGVPDWLPPKTFPGVIHAGYHGEFRSSWFVVFHSEAADARTAALVAERVDTNEWEALWTFDDERVRAVNRYIERSL, encoded by the coding sequence CTGCGGTACGGGAAGCCCCGTTGTTCACGACGGGGAGGATGTCACCCGGTCTCGAACTCGGAGAAACTCCCGCTCATCATGATCTCGCGCTACATCGAACAGCTCGCCTGGCAACACGAGTCAGGACGCCTCCGGTCGTCGTTCCAGCGGCTCTCCCGACTCGACGACGAACGCGGAACCCGGGACGTGTACCGAACGCTGGGCGAGACGGACCTCAATGTCCACGTCTACGGCGTCCCCGACTGGCTCCCGCCGAAGACGTTTCCGGGCGTCATCCACGCCGGCTACCACGGCGAGTTCCGCTCCTCGTGGTTCGTGGTCTTCCACTCGGAAGCCGCGGACGCCCGCACGGCGGCACTGGTCGCCGAGCGGGTCGACACGAACGAGTGGGAGGCGTTGTGGACGTTCGACGACGAGCGGGTTCGGGCCGTCAACCGGTATATCGAGCGATCGCTGTGA
- a CDS encoding type II toxin-antitoxin system VapC family toxin: MAVTVVDSNILIDYKDTSADSRHEQAEAIVHAIDRGELPTARITNYVLLESLNWIHERQRHDIAVDLRDRLSDSAGFELVHAAQKDFHRAVELFEAHDGLAFGDATVVAYMQRIDVEFLYSFDDDFDSIEGLTRLETPDNPFN; the protein is encoded by the coding sequence ATGGCGGTCACAGTCGTCGATTCGAACATCCTCATCGACTACAAGGATACGAGCGCCGACAGCCGCCACGAACAGGCAGAAGCCATTGTCCACGCCATCGACCGAGGAGAACTCCCGACTGCTCGAATCACGAACTACGTGCTTCTGGAGTCCCTAAACTGGATCCATGAGCGCCAGCGCCACGATATAGCGGTTGACCTCCGCGACCGGCTCTCGGATTCGGCCGGCTTCGAACTGGTCCACGCCGCTCAGAAGGACTTTCACCGCGCAGTGGAACTGTTTGAGGCTCACGACGGACTCGCATTCGGGGACGCGACGGTCGTCGCGTACATGCAGCGGATCGATGTCGAATTCCTGTACTCGTTCGACGACGATTTCGACAGCATCGAGGGCCTCACCCGTCTGGAGACGCCGGACAACCCATTCAATTAA
- a CDS encoding AbrB/MazE/SpoVT family DNA-binding domain-containing protein produces MSTEDASEETTVNDRGMVTIPASLRRRLDIEAGDKLRWNISEEGRLSVEVVRQRYGAFEDDDLQAPMGGDGLETHDLAGHEEDPTFMENV; encoded by the coding sequence ATGTCGACCGAAGATGCTTCCGAGGAAACCACGGTCAACGATCGGGGAATGGTCACGATCCCGGCGTCGCTCCGTCGGCGTCTCGACATCGAGGCCGGCGACAAGCTCCGCTGGAATATCAGCGAGGAGGGACGCCTCTCCGTCGAAGTCGTCCGACAGCGCTACGGTGCGTTCGAGGATGACGACCTGCAGGCACCGATGGGTGGTGATGGCCTCGAAACGCACGACCTCGCCGGCCATGAAGAAGATCCCACATTCATGGAGAACGTCTGA
- a CDS encoding HTH domain-containing protein: MDPNSPLTVRLYVRADASVVKRRNDLVARLKRLDRQHRIDSVHIQLWPRAVSLDLLDVSDDTELREVVRAFEAWAERQDRHVEPPFEVRTTRSTITGASDDQLVLPMLCIATYRDGLLVDVAPCGDGDAARTVEDVIDALAAGEQPGTETRSDSEPVPQ; the protein is encoded by the coding sequence ATGGACCCCAATTCCCCCCTCACCGTCCGTCTCTACGTGCGAGCCGACGCTTCCGTCGTGAAGCGGCGGAACGACCTCGTCGCCCGGTTGAAGCGACTCGACCGGCAGCATCGAATCGACAGCGTCCACATTCAGCTCTGGCCACGGGCAGTCAGTCTCGACCTGCTCGACGTGAGCGACGACACGGAACTTCGCGAGGTCGTTCGCGCGTTCGAGGCGTGGGCCGAGCGACAGGACCGACACGTCGAGCCCCCGTTCGAGGTTCGAACCACGCGCTCGACGATCACGGGTGCGTCGGACGACCAGCTCGTCTTGCCGATGCTGTGCATCGCGACGTATCGTGACGGCCTGCTCGTCGACGTGGCACCCTGCGGTGACGGCGACGCCGCTCGGACGGTCGAAGACGTCATCGACGCGCTCGCCGCGGGCGAGCAACCGGGGACGGAGACGCGCTCGGACAGCGAGCCAGTACCCCAGTAA
- a CDS encoding universal stress protein codes for MATILLATDGSEYARKAAEQAIDIAEERAATLHVICVVDKRRFDEPALSSAELETIYAEDHASINVAEVTAMADERAVTVAGDTRHGIPHEVILDYADEVDADCIVIGEHGNHEEHFSGVGRKVTDLADRDVMIVEANAA; via the coding sequence ATGGCAACAATACTCCTGGCCACCGACGGCAGCGAGTACGCGCGGAAGGCGGCCGAGCAGGCGATCGATATCGCGGAAGAGCGGGCAGCAACGCTCCACGTCATCTGTGTCGTCGACAAGCGCCGCTTCGACGAACCCGCGCTCAGTTCGGCCGAACTCGAGACGATCTACGCGGAGGATCACGCGTCGATCAACGTCGCGGAAGTCACGGCGATGGCCGACGAGCGGGCGGTAACCGTCGCGGGGGACACGCGTCACGGGATTCCCCACGAGGTCATCCTCGACTACGCCGACGAGGTAGATGCGGACTGCATCGTCATCGGCGAACACGGCAACCACGAGGAACATTTCTCCGGCGTCGGGCGGAAAGTCACGGACCTGGCCGACCGAGACGTGATGATCGTCGAAGCCAACGCGGCGTGA